One region of Zingiber officinale cultivar Zhangliang chromosome 7B, Zo_v1.1, whole genome shotgun sequence genomic DNA includes:
- the LOC122007271 gene encoding aminomethyltransferase, mitochondrial-like, translated as MRGGGLWQLGQCLSRRIAQSKPGSALKPRTFAAAPAAEPAELKKTALYDFHVENGGKMVPFAGWSMPLQYKDSIMDSTLNCRAAGSLFDVSHMCGLSLRGRDAIPFLETLVVADIAGMRPGTGSLTVFTNERGGAIDDSVVTKVQDDHVYLVVNAGCRDKDLAHIGAHMEAFKKKGGVVDWHIHDERSLLALQGPLAAPVLQLLTKVDLSKIYFGDFHTLDIHGSHCFLTRTGYTGEDGFEISVPSEKAVDLAKAILEKSEGKVRPTGLGARDSLRLEAGLCLYGNDMEQHTTPVEAGLSWAIGKRRRKEGGFLGADVILKQLEEGPPVRRVGFFSTGPPPRSHSEILSSNGEKIGEVTSGGFSPCLKKNIAMGYVKSGLHKPGTEVKIIIRGKSNDGVITKMPFVPTKYYKPS; from the exons ATGAGAGGAGGTGGCCTGTGGCAGCTCGGGCAATGCCTCTCCCGGCGCATCGCCCAATCGAAGCCCGGATCCGCCCTGAAACCCCGCACTTTCGCCGCCGCTCCGGCCGCCGAGCCGGCGGAGCTCAAGAAGACGGCGCTGTACGATTTTCACGTCGAGAACGGTGGAAAGATGGTGCCTTTCGCGGGGTGGAGCATGCCTCTCCAGTACAAGGACTCCATCATGGATTCCACTCTCAACTGCCGCGCCGCCGGGAGCTTGTTTGATGTCTCCCACATGTGCGGCCTCAGCCTCCGTGGCCGCGACGCCATACCCTTCCTCGAGACGCTCGTCGTGGCTGACATCGCCGGGATGCGCCCCGGCACCGGATCGCTCACGGTCTTCACCAACGAGCGCGGCGGCGCCATCGATGACTCCGTGGTGACGAAGGTGCAGGACGACCACGTCTACCTGGTGGTGAACGCCGGCTGTAGGGACAAGGACCTGGCGCACATCGGTGCGCATATGGAAGCTTTCAAAAAGAAGGGAGGGGTTGTCGATTGGCACATTCACGACGAAAGGTCGCTACTTGCCCTCCAG GGCCCTCTCGCTGCACCAGTTCTTCAGTTGTTGACAAAGGTGGATCTGAGCAAAATCTATTTCGGTGACTTCCACACGTTGGACATCCATGGATCTCATTGTTTTCTCACAAGAACTGG TTACACGGGCGAGGATGGTTTTGAGATATCTGTTCCATCGGAGAAAGCCGTAGATCTTGCCAAAGCCATCCTGGAGAAATCTGAAGGGAAAGTAAGGCCGACAGGATTAGGTGCCCGTGACAGTCTTCGCCTCGAAGCTGGCCTTTGTCTATACGGTAATGACATGGAGCAACACACCACGCCGGTTGAGGCTGGCCTCTCATGGGCAATAGGTAaacgaagaagaaaagaaggtggcTTCTTAGGTGCGGACGTGATCCTAAAGCAACTTGAGGAAGGACCACCAGTCAGGCGTGTCGGTTTCTTCTCGACAGGCCCACCCCCACGAAGCCACAGCGAGATCTTGAGCAGCAACGGTGAAAAGATCGGAGAGGTGACGAGTGGCGGCTTCAGTCCCTGCCTGAAAAAGAACATCGCCATGGGGTATGTCAAGTCAGGTCTCCACAAGCCCGGAACTGAAGTCAAAATCATCATTCGCGGGAAGTCGAACGATGGTGTCATCACGAAGATGCCGTTCGTGCCAACAAAATACTACAAACCATCTTAG